A part of Sediminispirochaeta bajacaliforniensis DSM 16054 genomic DNA contains:
- a CDS encoding TetR/AcrR family transcriptional regulator, whose protein sequence is MKQDDTVTRQRILVSGKEEFLEKGFVHASLRTIAKNAGVTTGAIYLYYENKEALFNALVAEPVQMLLGEYRRVQDEFASRSPQQQLNVMHEISEACLEWMIDHIYEHYDAFKLVVCCSTGTRYAAFIEQMVEIEVRSSYNFFEIMEEMGKKVRPMDDELIHILASALFSGFFEIVVHDMNKEKAKEYVACLMEFYEAGWDRLLGL, encoded by the coding sequence ATGAAACAGGATGATACCGTTACACGGCAGAGAATTCTGGTTTCCGGCAAGGAAGAGTTTTTGGAAAAGGGCTTTGTGCATGCTTCTCTGCGGACCATAGCAAAGAATGCGGGTGTCACGACCGGAGCCATCTATCTCTATTATGAAAACAAAGAGGCCCTTTTTAATGCCCTCGTTGCCGAACCGGTCCAAATGCTTCTGGGCGAGTACAGGCGTGTACAAGACGAATTTGCTTCACGTTCCCCGCAGCAACAATTGAACGTCATGCATGAGATTTCGGAAGCGTGCCTCGAATGGATGATCGACCATATCTACGAGCATTACGATGCCTTTAAGCTTGTCGTCTGCTGTTCTACCGGCACCCGATATGCGGCATTCATCGAGCAGATGGTGGAGATCGAGGTGCGCTCCTCCTATAACTTTTTCGAAATCATGGAAGAGATGGGAAAGAAGGTGCGTCCCATGGATGACGAACTCATCCATATTCTGGCGAGTGCACTTTTCTCGGGTTTTTTTGAGATCGTTGTTCACGACATGAATAAGGAAAAAGCCAAGGAGTATGTAGCCTGCCTCATGGAGTTTTATGAAGCGGGTTGGGACCGATTGCTTGGCTTATAG
- a CDS encoding ABC transporter ATP-binding protein — MGEKQMQSGFSRLKELAAGHRGSYIASVVFAILGVAGTMVPYIAVSHIIIKLIEGQRSFAFYLSWCAVAALGYLAKSVFHSISTTLSHKATFAVISEVRYRIAEKLTRVPMGYVLNTPSGKIKNSMVEKVDSIEPALAHVLPEMTSNLLIPLCIVCYLFVLDWRMALISLITLPIGALCYMGMMKDYETKFGKYVGVSKHMNATAVEYINGIEVIKAFGRSASSYAKFSKAVRENAEYGLSWMKEVQIYFAMGIGIWPSVLIGVLPLGCVFYMNGSLSAPVFITVMILALGIVAPLLSALYYTDDIAKIGTIMGDIGSLLDEKELIRSRIPAKPQGLDIELRNLSFSYDKIEILHNVSLSIPAFSVTALVGPSGGGKSTIAKLIASFWDVDGGSVSIGGVDVRKIPSEQLNDLIAYVAQDTYLFDETVLENIRMGNPKASDDAVKAAAQSAGCHDFILALEHGYDTVAGGAGGHLSGGERQRIAIARAMLKDAPIVILDEATAYTDPENESVIQSAIAKLVEGKTLIVIAHRLSTITDSDQIIVIDRGRVADWGQHEELLASSPLYRSMWQAHISAKDNVKDNVYEEAAHV; from the coding sequence ATGGGAGAAAAACAGATGCAAAGCGGGTTTTCCCGCTTAAAGGAGTTGGCGGCCGGTCATAGGGGAAGCTACATTGCCTCGGTCGTCTTCGCGATACTTGGGGTGGCGGGAACCATGGTTCCCTACATCGCTGTCTCGCACATCATCATCAAACTGATCGAGGGGCAAAGGAGCTTCGCTTTTTACCTTTCCTGGTGCGCCGTTGCCGCTTTAGGATATCTTGCGAAGTCGGTATTCCACAGTATTTCCACGACCTTGTCTCACAAGGCGACCTTCGCCGTGATTTCGGAGGTTCGGTACAGAATCGCCGAGAAACTTACAAGGGTTCCCATGGGGTATGTACTCAATACCCCTTCGGGAAAGATAAAAAACAGCATGGTGGAAAAGGTGGACAGTATCGAACCGGCCCTGGCTCATGTTCTTCCGGAGATGACATCAAATCTGCTGATCCCTCTTTGCATTGTCTGCTACCTTTTTGTTCTCGACTGGCGTATGGCGTTGATCTCCCTGATAACCCTGCCGATCGGAGCCCTCTGCTACATGGGGATGATGAAGGATTATGAGACAAAGTTCGGGAAGTATGTCGGGGTCAGTAAGCATATGAATGCCACAGCCGTGGAGTATATCAACGGCATAGAGGTCATCAAGGCCTTCGGCCGGTCGGCAAGCTCCTATGCCAAGTTTTCCAAGGCTGTTAGGGAGAATGCGGAGTATGGTCTTTCCTGGATGAAGGAGGTCCAGATCTACTTTGCCATGGGAATTGGCATCTGGCCCTCTGTCCTGATCGGTGTCCTGCCGCTGGGCTGTGTTTTTTACATGAACGGAAGCCTTTCCGCTCCAGTTTTTATTACCGTGATGATCCTTGCCCTTGGTATCGTTGCCCCCTTGCTTTCAGCTCTCTACTACACAGACGATATCGCAAAGATCGGAACCATCATGGGGGACATTGGATCGCTCCTGGACGAAAAGGAGCTTATCAGATCCCGGATACCGGCAAAGCCCCAGGGCCTTGATATCGAGCTTCGCAATCTTTCGTTCTCCTACGACAAGATAGAGATACTCCACAATGTCTCCTTATCCATCCCCGCCTTCAGTGTTACGGCCCTTGTCGGCCCATCCGGCGGCGGGAAAAGCACCATTGCCAAGCTGATCGCCTCATTCTGGGACGTCGACGGCGGGAGTGTTTCAATCGGCGGCGTAGATGTGAGGAAGATTCCAAGCGAGCAACTGAACGATTTGATCGCTTATGTCGCCCAGGACACCTACCTCTTCGACGAGACGGTCCTGGAGAATATCCGCATGGGAAACCCAAAGGCCTCCGACGATGCGGTAAAGGCGGCGGCTCAATCCGCCGGTTGTCATGATTTTATCCTCGCCCTCGAACACGGCTACGATACCGTCGCAGGAGGGGCAGGGGGACACCTATCCGGCGGTGAACGCCAGCGGATTGCCATTGCCCGCGCCATGCTGAAAGATGCACCTATCGTCATTCTTGATGAAGCCACGGCCTATACCGACCCGGAAAATGAGTCGGTGATTCAGTCCGCCATCGCAAAGCTGGTGGAGGGAAAGACCCTTATCGTTATTGCTCACCGTCTCTCCACCATAACCGATTCCGACCAGATTATCGTCATCGATCGGGGACGGGTTGCAGATTGGGGACAACATGAAGAGCTCCTTGCCTCGAGCCCCCTTTACCGGAGCATGTGGCAGGCACATATCAGCGCCAAGGATAACGTAAAGGACAACGTATACGAGGAGGCCGCACATGTTTAG
- a CDS encoding ABC transporter ATP-binding protein, with translation MFSIIKHFFAFAGDHRKRLQLGILYAFLNSIFHAFQIGALYIVLMAIINDGVTSSTAWTSFAIMFVSLVGGIVTKDASTMADARGSFHLCADKRTEIGDRMKYMPMGYFNSNSLGSITATVTSTMEDIQDIAPRVLDKTIHGFIHAAVITIMITAFDWRMGLIVIAGILFFLLVNLLMQRKAEAISPARVAAQSALVGAVLEYVQGIGVVRSFNLAREANKTIDRAIAECEKQNIGLELAFIPFMFLQSLILKLASVGIVIAAIFFFLGGTMELSVTLMMLVSAFLIYSQLETAGSMSALLRTVDLSIKRVEEINGIPLMDEAGKSIVPRDYSIRGEEVSFSYDQKRIIDKVSFEIPQGSSVAIVGPSGGGKTTLCNLITRFWDVDEGAITLGGRNIKDYTLDTLLANFSMVFQRVYLFNDTIANNIKFGNPDATMSEVREAARKACCDDFIMALPDGYDTVVGEAGATISGGEKQRISIARAILKDAPIIILDEATANVDPENENKLQEAITELTKNKTVIMIAHRLKTVRNADQIWVLSGGRMIQRGTHDRLMSEGGLYADFIGMREKSIGWKLGQMETASV, from the coding sequence ATGTTTAGCATCATCAAGCACTTTTTTGCCTTTGCCGGGGACCACCGCAAAAGGTTGCAACTTGGAATCCTGTATGCCTTTCTTAATTCGATATTTCACGCCTTTCAGATCGGTGCTCTCTACATCGTGTTGATGGCGATTATCAATGATGGGGTAACCAGCTCCACCGCCTGGACCTCCTTTGCGATCATGTTCGTCAGCTTGGTCGGCGGGATTGTTACAAAGGATGCCTCTACCATGGCCGATGCCCGGGGCAGTTTCCATCTCTGCGCGGACAAGCGTACGGAAATCGGGGATCGTATGAAGTATATGCCTATGGGTTATTTCAACAGCAACAGCCTCGGTTCCATAACGGCAACGGTGACCAGCACCATGGAGGATATCCAGGATATTGCACCGAGGGTTCTCGATAAGACGATCCACGGCTTTATTCATGCTGCCGTCATCACCATCATGATAACGGCCTTTGACTGGCGTATGGGGCTGATCGTCATCGCGGGAATCCTCTTTTTCCTCCTGGTCAATCTCCTCATGCAGCGTAAGGCAGAAGCGATAAGCCCTGCCCGTGTTGCCGCCCAGAGCGCTCTTGTTGGAGCGGTCCTCGAATATGTCCAGGGGATCGGCGTCGTTCGTTCCTTTAACCTTGCCAGAGAGGCCAATAAAACCATAGACCGGGCCATCGCCGAGTGTGAGAAGCAAAATATCGGGCTGGAGCTCGCCTTCATCCCTTTTATGTTTCTCCAGTCTCTTATTCTGAAACTTGCAAGTGTGGGTATTGTGATAGCCGCGATTTTCTTCTTTCTCGGTGGAACAATGGAGCTTTCCGTTACCCTGATGATGCTTGTTTCCGCCTTTCTTATCTACAGTCAGCTTGAAACCGCCGGCAGTATGTCGGCCCTGCTGAGAACCGTTGATTTGTCCATCAAGCGCGTTGAGGAAATCAATGGAATTCCCCTTATGGATGAAGCGGGCAAGAGCATTGTGCCCCGGGATTATAGCATCCGGGGAGAGGAGGTAAGTTTCTCCTACGATCAAAAGAGGATCATCGACAAGGTAAGTTTCGAAATTCCCCAGGGCAGCAGCGTTGCCATCGTTGGCCCTTCCGGCGGAGGAAAAACCACCCTCTGCAATCTCATCACCCGTTTCTGGGATGTGGATGAGGGGGCCATCACCCTCGGCGGAAGAAATATAAAGGATTATACCCTCGATACCCTGCTCGCCAATTTCAGTATGGTTTTTCAGCGGGTCTACCTTTTTAACGATACCATCGCGAACAACATAAAATTCGGGAATCCGGATGCGACCATGTCGGAGGTCCGGGAAGCGGCGCGAAAAGCGTGTTGCGATGATTTCATCATGGCCCTCCCCGACGGCTACGATACGGTCGTAGGTGAAGCCGGAGCCACCATATCCGGTGGGGAAAAGCAGCGAATATCCATCGCCCGGGCCATATTAAAGGATGCTCCCATCATCATTCTCGATGAAGCCACCGCCAACGTCGATCCCGAGAACGAAAATAAACTCCAGGAGGCAATAACGGAGCTGACAAAGAATAAGACGGTCATCATGATCGCCCATCGTCTAAAAACGGTCCGTAATGCGGATCAGATATGGGTGCTTTCGGGCGGCAGGATGATCCAGCGGGGGACCCACGACCGTCTCATGTCGGAGGGCGGCCTTTACGCCGACTTTATCGGTATGCGCGAGAAATCGATCGGCTGGAAGCTGGGGCAGATGGAAACTGCCTCGGTATAA
- a CDS encoding MATE family efflux transporter, translated as MNDKREMLLNQGMGKLFVSLALPGMAGMIVIGLYNLVDSIFVGQFVGPAAVSAVAMGYAVILVNQAILSLFATGASSLFSRAMGAGDQKTMDALLGNVFWPVTLCSLVLTVITFSFAPEILFALGAREEILSLGIDYLRLLSLGFVFGAVGPALNFLIRAEGQMKTAMKIMALGTITNIILDPIFIKVLGMGMEGAALATIIGQSLFLFGDFAHFKSKQSSINLSTKSFRITWPLMPEIIRVGFSGMIMSLAVAIQLSILLSLSSSYSINSNIVMSTAFRIMSFFYIPIFGISYGLQPVLGANYGAGRFDRVREAFWYFGKVASAIAVGIWLFFQLFAPFILSWFITDAEIVAEGSRQFRLFLSSFLFYGLIAVFIMLFMALGKAGKGALLTLGRQLFFFIPLALLLPYMFGEIGLWLSYPLGDLCVVLFGMILVRSELKLLKRPHYAGQ; from the coding sequence ATGAACGACAAACGAGAGATGCTTCTGAATCAGGGCATGGGCAAACTTTTTGTTTCTCTGGCCCTTCCCGGCATGGCGGGAATGATCGTTATCGGACTCTACAATCTGGTGGACAGCATCTTTGTGGGCCAGTTTGTTGGACCTGCTGCGGTATCGGCGGTTGCCATGGGCTATGCGGTCATCCTTGTCAACCAGGCAATACTGAGCCTCTTCGCAACCGGTGCCTCCTCCCTCTTTTCCCGCGCCATGGGAGCGGGAGACCAGAAAACCATGGACGCCCTTTTGGGAAATGTCTTCTGGCCCGTGACCCTCTGCTCGCTTGTGCTGACCGTGATCACCTTTTCCTTTGCGCCGGAGATTTTGTTCGCCCTTGGCGCCAGGGAAGAGATTCTCAGCCTCGGAATTGATTACCTCAGGCTCTTATCGCTGGGCTTTGTCTTCGGTGCAGTGGGCCCCGCCCTGAACTTTTTGATACGAGCCGAGGGGCAGATGAAGACTGCCATGAAAATCATGGCTTTGGGCACCATTACCAACATCATCCTCGACCCCATTTTCATCAAGGTTTTGGGCATGGGAATGGAGGGGGCCGCCCTTGCTACCATAATCGGGCAAAGCCTCTTTCTTTTTGGGGATTTTGCCCACTTCAAATCGAAACAAAGCAGTATCAATCTCAGCACAAAGAGTTTTCGAATCACTTGGCCGCTTATGCCCGAAATCATCAGGGTGGGATTTTCCGGGATGATCATGTCCCTTGCGGTAGCCATTCAGCTCTCCATCCTGCTTTCGCTCAGTTCTTCCTACAGCATAAACAGTAACATCGTCATGAGCACCGCCTTTCGGATCATGAGCTTCTTTTACATTCCGATCTTCGGAATTTCTTACGGTCTGCAGCCCGTGCTGGGCGCCAATTATGGAGCAGGCCGCTTCGATAGGGTAAGGGAGGCGTTCTGGTATTTCGGCAAGGTCGCTTCCGCCATTGCTGTGGGTATATGGCTCTTCTTTCAGCTTTTTGCTCCCTTCATTCTCTCATGGTTCATTACCGATGCAGAAATTGTTGCCGAAGGAAGCCGCCAATTTCGGCTTTTTCTCTCCAGTTTTCTTTTTTACGGTCTGATTGCCGTATTTATCATGCTTTTTATGGCACTGGGGAAGGCGGGAAAGGGTGCGTTGCTGACTCTGGGACGCCAACTGTTCTTTTTTATTCCACTGGCATTACTGCTCCCTTATATGTTCGGCGAGATCGGCTTGTGGCTTTCCTATCCCCTTGGCGATCTCTGTGTCGTTCTTTTCGGGATGATTTTGGTGCGTAGTGAACTAAAGCTGCTGAAGAGGCCCCATTATGCGGGACAATAA